One window of Paroedura picta isolate Pp20150507F chromosome 2, Ppicta_v3.0, whole genome shotgun sequence genomic DNA carries:
- the SYNJ2BP gene encoding synaptojanin-2-binding protein has protein sequence MNGGAGSLLSEEVINLTRGPSGLGFNIVGGTDQRHISNDNCIYVSRIKAKGAAAIDGRLQEGDKILAVNGKDLINMLHKDAVDLFRNAGDSVSLKVQHRLLPQNGPSSHRADGEPGGIPLAVILVPGLVLAVTAVWAFLRYRQRV, from the exons ATGAATGGAGGGGCGGGCTCTCTCCTCTCCGAGGAGGTCATCAATCTCACCAGAGGACCTTCAG GCTTGGGGTTTAACATAgttggagggacagaccagcgGCACATATCCAATGATAACTGCATCTATGTTAGCCGGATTAAAGCAAAGGGAGCTGCTGCCATTGATGGACGCTTACAAGAAGGAGACAAAATTTTAGCA GTTAATGGCAAGGACCTGATAAACATGTTGCACAAGGATGCTGTGGATCTGTTCCGGAATGCAGGAGATAGTGTCTCACTAAAGGTCCAACACAGG CTGTTGCCTCAGAACGGTCCCTCAAGCCACCGAGCAGATGGAGAGCCAGGAGGCATACCTTTGGCTGTGATTTTGGTACCTGGCCTGGTCCTCGCAGTGACTGCAGTGTGGGCCTTCCTGAGATACCGACAGCGAGTGTGA
- the LOC143828791 gene encoding disintegrin and metalloproteinase domain-containing protein 20-like, with the protein MRCRGWVTYKILTPNWKMTNVLAWLLVLVWRSALKESACQTPPPGFRYASYEVVIPKRQAPRYGQKEPQQVNYQLKIEGKIHLVYLRQKRAFVPKHFPVFTYSTEGALQVDYPFIRDDCFYDGFVRGMPVSSLAISTCSGGLRGVLQVKNKSYEIEPVPASATFQHVVYRLEGQESTRWCGVTQEEQHRQAAFIEYTENLVSEEDQEIPWGTQRMYAKLAIVVEHERYVQFGRNETVVVLQLLDIIHFVDSWYMQLGIHVALVGIEIWSERNFINITGSLESVLASFNNWRKNTFVKRLEHDAGHLLVYKNFGHMVGFAYLGTMCSPLWATGAESYTSTSLFFISSTVAHEQGHILGMEHDGEYCTCVKKTCIMAASPIESHQFSNCSYRQYFTLMKSHRAKCLLIASDSNRQYKPTYCGNKVVDSGEQCDCGSKENCERDPCCQSGCKLRSGVSCAFGECCSQCQHLPAGTVCRKSVGVCDLPEYCNGTSEWCPEDVHVQDGAPCEGGSYCYHGNCSTHSKQCKMIFGSRATVGSEVCFRELNAQGDRFGNCGTDDIIYNKCSTRNILCGRIQCENIHKLSSWPENSTIIQTHISNHLCWGTDHHYGKQIPDIGAVKDGTPCGKDMMCINKKCTSVSLLKYDCNSTKCQNRGECNSHKNCHCSYGWAPPYCFYKGYGGSIDSGPPPPTKVRAIYILGLLMLLGAAVIAAVLAVTHRTELFQWSRALISGFLSTKRYHVRY; encoded by the coding sequence ATGAGATGCAGAGGTTGGGTAACCTACAAAATTCTTACCCCCAACTGGAAAATGACTAATGTTCTTGCCTGGTTGTTAGTGCTGGTCTGGAGGAGTGCCCTGAAAGAGTCTGCTTGCCAAACACCTCCTCCAGGGTTTAGATATGCTTCTTATGAGGTGGTCATCCCAAAGAGACAGGCCCCCAGGTATGGACAGAAGGAACCCCAGCAGGTGAACTACCAGCTGAAGATAGAAGGGAAGATCCATCTGGTCTACCTCAGGCAGAAGAGAGCCTTTGTCCCCAAACACTTCCCCGTTTTCACTTACAGCACGGAGGGGGCTCTGCAGGTGGACTATCCGTTCATCAGGGATGACTGTTTCTATGACGGTTTTGTACGTGGCATGCCCGTCTCTTCGCTTGCCATTAGCACTTGTTCAGGAGGCCTCAGAGGTGTTTTGCAAGTCAAGAATAAGTCCTATGAAATTGAACCTGTCCCAGCATCTGCTACATTTCAACATGTGGTGTACCGATTGGAGGGGCAGGAAAGTACTAGGTGGTGTGGGGTGACACAGGAAGAGCAACATCGACAAGCAGCCTTTATTGAATATACAGAAAATTTAGTATCTGAAGAGGATCAAGAAATTCCTTGGGGGACACAAAGAATGTATGCAAAGCTTGCAATCGTAGTGGAACATGAGCGCTATGTTCAGTTTGGCAGAAATGAAACTGTAGTTGTTTTGCAACTGCTGGATATCATCCATTTTGTAGACTCTTGGTATATGCAACTTGGTATTCATGTGGCCTTGGTTGGAATAGAAATATGGTCTGAAAGGAATTTCATTAATATTACTGGAAGTCTAGAGTCTGTACTTGCTAGTTTCAATAACTGGAGAAAGAACACTTTTGTTAAACGTTTAGAACATGATGCAGGTCACTTACTTGTATATAAGAATTTTGGACATATGGTTGGATTTGCATATCTAGGAACAATGTGTAGCCCCCTTTGGGCAACTGGTGCTGAATCATATACTAGTACCAGTTTATTCTTTATTTCTAGCACAGTTGCTCATGAACAGGGGCACATTCTTGGTATGGAACATGATGGCGAGTACTGTACTTGTGTAAAGAAAACCTGCATTATGGCTGCCTCTCCTATAGAGAGTCATCAGTTCAGTAATTGCAGTTACAGGCAGTATTTCACCCTAATGAAATCTCATAGGGCAAAATGCTTGTTAATTGCCTCAGACTCTAATAGACAGTATAAACCCACATACTGTGGGAACAAAGTAGTAGATAGTGGAGAGCAATGTGACTGTGGTTCAAAAGAGAACTGTGAACGGGATCCCTGTTGCcagtctggctgcaagctgcgttCCGGTGTCTCTTGTGCTTTTGGGGAGTGCTGCTCCCAATGCCAGCATCTTCCGGCTGGGACCGTTTGCAGGAAAAGCGTTGGTGTCTGTGACCTTCCGGAGTACTGCAATGGGACCTCAGAATGGTGTCCAGAAGATGTGCATGTGCAAGATGGTGCCCCATGTGAAGGTGGTTCATACTGTTACCATGGGAACTGCTCAACTCACAGCAAACAGTGCAAAATGATCTTTGGCTCCAGAGCAACGGTTGGGTCAGAGGTCTGCTTCAGAGAGCTGAATGCTCAAGGTGACCGTTTTGGCAACTGTGGTACTGATGATATCATTTACAATAAATGCAGTACTAGGAATATTCTCTGTGGACGAATCCAGTGTGAAAACATTCATAAATTGTCTTCTTGGCCAGAAAACAGCACCATAATCCAAACACATATTAGCAACCATCTGTGTTGGGGCACAGATCACCATTATGGAAAACAGATTCCTGACATTGGAGCCGTGAAAGATGGCACTCCTTGTGGCAAAGATATGATGTGTATTAATAAGAAATGCACCAGTGTTTCCCTCTTAAAATATGACTGCAATTCGACAAAGTGCCAAAATAGGGGGGAATGTAACAGTCATAAAAATTGTCACTGTAGTTATGGTTGGGCTCCCCCATACTGTTTCTATAAAGGCTATGGTGGCAGCATTGACAGTGGACCCCCTCCTCCAACCAAAGTCCGTGCAATATATATTCTAGGTCTCCTAATGCTCCTTGGTGCTGCTGTCATTGCTGCTGTCCTTGCTGTAACTCACAGGACAGAACTTTTCCAGTGGTCTAGAGCTCTGATCTCAGGGTTCCTGTCAACAAAGAGGTACCATGTCCGCTACTGA